From Syntrophorhabdaceae bacterium, one genomic window encodes:
- the thrC gene encoding threonine synthase, with amino-acid sequence MSTITYYSTNNYDERVNFETALLKGMASNYGLYMVARKDVPTLTPERIKAMLPMSYAQIAFEVLCPFLGSEIPAERLKVLLKDAYREDKIPTKVQHVTGRTYIMWLTRGPTYSFKDYAARFFGRALNYFLGEKGLKRVVIVATSGDTGGAVADALYGLDNVDNIVFFPKGSISEGQRRQMTTLGDNIYAFEVNGDFDVCQALAKNILGDKGFAEGLFHDSERFTSANSISLGRLLPQAVYPFYAYSKIDAGNEPFIASVPSGNFGNMMGTVIARQMGLPIARLISGVNENTEFPEFLETGKYVVRPSIKSPSSAMIVSHPSNLVRLIDFYGGHMYDERDAATGNVTKPGIIDRMPDMDRMRKDIVSMGVTNPLHYETMKLVFEKYGIILDPHGAVGWRTLELYLNGKHDRPAVIYETADPGKFPEDVVTAIGVAPALPAGMEKQAALKERIYGIASKPEQTPGGLKLSDEQVKETKEKIREIFA; translated from the coding sequence ATGAGTACAATTACCTATTACAGCACGAACAACTACGATGAGCGGGTCAATTTCGAAACAGCCCTGCTCAAGGGGATGGCATCCAACTACGGGCTCTATATGGTGGCACGGAAGGACGTACCCACCCTTACTCCGGAGCGCATCAAAGCCATGCTGCCTATGTCGTACGCGCAGATCGCCTTTGAGGTTCTCTGCCCCTTCCTCGGCTCCGAAATACCCGCTGAAAGGCTAAAGGTTCTCCTCAAGGATGCATATCGTGAGGACAAGATCCCTACGAAGGTTCAACACGTGACCGGCAGAACTTATATCATGTGGCTTACCAGGGGACCTACATATTCCTTCAAGGACTATGCGGCCCGTTTCTTCGGCAGGGCGCTTAACTATTTTCTCGGCGAGAAAGGTCTCAAAAGGGTCGTAATCGTTGCAACGAGCGGCGATACGGGAGGGGCTGTTGCCGATGCCCTCTATGGCCTTGATAATGTAGACAATATCGTCTTCTTCCCGAAGGGCTCGATCAGCGAGGGGCAGCGGAGGCAGATGACAACGCTCGGGGATAATATCTACGCCTTTGAGGTGAACGGCGATTTCGACGTCTGCCAGGCCCTTGCGAAAAACATCCTTGGAGATAAAGGATTTGCCGAAGGACTTTTCCATGACAGCGAACGGTTCACATCGGCAAATTCGATCAGCCTTGGAAGGCTTTTGCCGCAGGCAGTATATCCTTTTTATGCGTACTCGAAGATCGATGCCGGTAATGAGCCGTTCATTGCCAGCGTCCCATCAGGCAATTTCGGCAACATGATGGGGACGGTCATCGCGCGGCAGATGGGCCTCCCCATTGCAAGACTTATCTCCGGCGTGAATGAGAATACTGAATTCCCGGAATTCCTTGAAACAGGGAAATACGTCGTACGGCCGTCCATCAAATCGCCGTCTTCGGCGATGATCGTATCCCATCCAAGCAACCTGGTACGACTTATCGATTTTTACGGCGGACACATGTACGATGAACGGGATGCCGCTACAGGAAATGTGACAAAACCCGGTATCATCGACAGGATGCCCGATATGGATCGCATGAGAAAGGATATCGTCTCAATGGGGGTCACCAATCCCCTGCACTATGAAACGATGAAGCTTGTCTTTGAGAAATATGGGATCATCCTTGACCCCCACGGCGCTGTCGGATGGAGAACGCTCGAACTCTACCTCAACGGTAAACATGACAGGCCGGCTGTGATATATGAGACCGCTGATCCGGGCAAATTCCCCGAAGATGTAGTAACGGCAATAGGGGTAGCCCCGGCGCTCCCTGCCGGCATGGAAAAGCAGGCTGCGCTGAAAGAACGGATATACGGCATCGCAAGCAAGCCCGAACAGACGCCGGGAGGATTGAAGCTCTCCGACGAACAGGTCAAAGAGACAAAAGAAAAGATCAGAGAGATATTTGCGTAG
- a CDS encoding rhodanese-like domain-containing protein, whose amino-acid sequence MKVVTKLVLISIALLVLLPAACDLDGNIKKINAEELKRLIAEMPGLVIIDNRSGFEFSYSRIPKAVNIPQEKFTSLAMLLPQAKDTPIVFYCRGYS is encoded by the coding sequence ATGAAAGTAGTAACAAAATTAGTTCTTATATCGATCGCTTTACTCGTCCTCCTTCCCGCTGCCTGCGATCTTGACGGCAACATAAAAAAGATCAATGCAGAGGAACTGAAAAGGCTGATAGCCGAAATGCCGGGGTTGGTCATCATAGACAACAGAAGCGGGTTTGAATTCTCCTACAGCCGCATACCCAAGGCCGTCAATATCCCCCAGGAAAAATTCACCTCCCTTGCAATGCTCCTCCCGCAGGCAAAGGATACGCCGATAGTATTCTACTGCAGGGGATACAGCTGA
- a CDS encoding HD domain-containing protein yields MCAGHDLGKIAVPAEILSKPTKLTDIEFSLIKVHPQAGYDILKNVYLPYPIAEIVYQHHERLDGSGYPRGLKDGQILLEACILAAADVVEAISSHRPYRPAKGIDAALEDIEANKGIFYDTKAVDVCTRLFREKGLAFEATAS; encoded by the coding sequence ATCTGTGCCGGGCATGATCTCGGAAAGATAGCGGTTCCTGCCGAGATACTGAGCAAGCCTACAAAGCTCACAGATATAGAATTCAGCCTCATCAAGGTACACCCTCAGGCAGGATATGATATCCTGAAAAATGTGTATTTACCCTATCCCATAGCAGAGATAGTCTATCAGCACCATGAAAGACTGGATGGTTCAGGCTATCCCCGGGGGTTAAAGGACGGACAGATCCTCCTTGAGGCATGCATCCTTGCAGCCGCCGACGTGGTAGAGGCCATATCCTCTCACAGGCCATACAGGCCCGCAAAAGGTATCGATGCAGCCCTCGAAGATATCGAGGCGAATAAAGGCATCTTCTATGATACAAAAGCCGTTGATGTGTGTACACGGTTATTCAGGGAGAAGGGGCTTGCATTTGAAGCAACAGCGTCATAA